The nucleotide window TATTAACTGTAGGTACGGCTTAAGACTTTGCAAGCGGGCTGATATAAGGCATTCTGTTATTTAATTCCTGTACTACCAAAACCACCTTCGCCGCGTTCAGTCTCATCCAAGTTTTCTACTTCCACCACAGGAAACTGAGTAACGGGAGCGATCACCATTTGTGCGATCCTATCACCATGACTTACTTCGAAGTCTTCTTGGCCTAGATTAATAGCAATTACCTTTACTTCTCCTCGGTAATCGGCATCAATTGTTCCTGGTGTGTTCAACATAGTGATGCCGTTTCGAATGGCTAAACCACTACGTGGACGTATTTGAGCTTCATAACCATGAGGTATTGCCATTTGTAAACCCGTAGGTATCAAAGCACGCTCTCCCGGCTTCAAAACCATCGGTTCTTCAAGCGCTGCACGAATATCCATCCCTGCAGCTGAAGAAGTTTCGTAACTAGGCAGGGCTAAGTCTTTGGCGTGCGGTAATTTCTTAAATAAAATCTTCATCTATCCATTCGGTTGTATTCAATAAGTCGAATGATGGTATTGCCGAACAACACTTTTACACGTGCTTCTAATGGCACTCGAAGATCATCGGTTAAATACCATGCTCTAAAATTTCCTGAAAACCCAAAAGGGCCATCAATATTTTCAGTGCTTCCTTCCATTTTGTAGGTAGCCACTCTTTCCTCCCAAGGGGCATAATTTCGCATCTCTACTTTCTTGGGATTCTTCATGTGAATGTAGCCTAATTTTTTGGTTACATACACCGGCAAAGTTCGATCAAATCCACTGCCTGCAAACATACGACCGTAGTAAAAAATGACTTGTCCAGCTGTAGCAGGTTCAACCAAGGCTAAGGTATCACGAGTTTCATCCTCTTCTTTATATCTAACCACCATCTCCTCTCGATCAAAGCTGTACTCGATATCTTTGTACTTATCCTCGTCGATATTGTCTTTCCAATAGTATTCCGTTAC belongs to Balneola vulgaris DSM 17893 and includes:
- the dut gene encoding dUTP diphosphatase gives rise to the protein MKILFKKLPHAKDLALPSYETSSAAGMDIRAALEEPMVLKPGERALIPTGLQMAIPHGYEAQIRPRSGLAIRNGITMLNTPGTIDADYRGEVKVIAINLGQEDFEVSHGDRIAQMVIAPVTQFPVVEVENLDETERGEGGFGSTGIK
- a CDS encoding DUF3108 domain-containing protein, giving the protein MSILFATSAFAQHPYPSEQLKPPTLQQIFDVKETFKYEVKYGFLKLGWVEVELLSDTTYNSKTLKHMVTRITSNARIPLVGTEIDYFHSLFFVNDDGIPVTEYYWKDNIDEDKYKDIEYSFDREEMVVRYKEEDETRDTLALVEPATAGQVIFYYGRMFAGSGFDRTLPVYVTKKLGYIHMKNPKKVEMRNYAPWEERVATYKMEGSTENIDGPFGFSGNFRAWYLTDDLRVPLEARVKVLFGNTIIRLIEYNRMDR